In Glycine max cultivar Williams 82 chromosome 15, Glycine_max_v4.0, whole genome shotgun sequence, the DNA window ACGTCAATTCAGTGACGAAAGGTAAAATTTgcaagttttttaaaatgttgagGGTAAAATACaccaaattaatttgttgagGTAAAATTCGCCAAAATGTAAGGggtaaaaagtataattaagcctatgttttattatattcttaattCTTAATAGCTGTCCATGGATGATTTCCCTAATGTTGTACTTGGGCAGGTTATAATGGAAATTCCTCTTGAATTGATGTTAACCATAAGCAAGAAGCTCCCGTGGATGTTTTTCCCTGATATAATTCCCTTGGATCATCCAATATTTGATATTATCAACTCAACAAATCCAGAGGTAATTACTATTCTCTTCTAAGTTCATTTGTTCATAATAAGATATAACCAATTGGTTGTTTTCGCTTTTCATGATAAATACATACGTTACCAATGTGTCACCCTTTGTTTTAACTGTGTTGTACCTGctacaaaagtaaaaaatgttCTGGTTATCTGCTTAATGTAATTGTGCAAATCTTTGTGGCAGACAGATTGGGACCTAAGGTTAGCATGCCTTCTCTTATATGCATTTGACTGTGAAGGCAACTTTTGGCAATTGTATGGCGACTTCTTACCGAGTGCAGATGAGTGCACTAGCTTACTTCTTGCTTCAGAGGTGTGCATAAAACAAACTGGTTTTGCATCATTAAACCATGTTTTGATTGTGGTATTCCTTTTTCGAAATTATTACTGATCAATTCTTGATATCAAATGGAGATCATGTACATAGTAGATGTTTCAATTCCCACTTAATGTGCTGTTTCCAGGTTTTTTCCTTGAAAGCATTTTGATGTGCAGTTTCTGTGTTGAAGTTGGATCATGTTTTAAGACTAGGAAAAGTAATTATTCTTAATAATATATGAGCTAGTTGCTTATTTTCTTTCTGGTGTTCTACATAGACTTGAGAGACGCTTTACCTGGTTCTTATCTTAAGATATTTGATTGGCCTACACAAAAATCAGGTTGGAGCAAAGTAGTTTAGCAACTAATTTTACTTTACAGATTGCACTTGACTAATTTTAATAGCTTTCCTTTGCCAATATGTAAGTTGTAACTCAAGTCATTGtaggtttttatattttgtattttttatggaaATGTCAAAGATAACTCATAAATTTTGGTTGACAGCCACAACATACATATCAACTTTCTTGAGTTGGCCTGGATTAATCCTTTgcaattttaagattttgttgTATTCACTCACATGCATTTTAGAATTGCTATATTTTGAAACGTACAATACAGTTTTAATAATAGTTTTATGACATCTCATATGTTGATCTGTATCACCAGGAGGAACTTTTGGAGCTGCAGGATCCTGATCTTGCTTCCACTATTAGAAAACAGCAACAACGATCCTTAGAATTCTGGGAGAATAACTGGGTAAGGAGCAAATTCTTTCTCAAATTTGTTAGTCTCCCATTGTACATAAACTTACAATGGATTAACAAATTGTGTTAATCTCATTTAGCACAGTGATGTACCCCTTAAAATAAAGCGTCTTGCGCGTGATCCTCAAAGGTTTGCTTGGGCAGTAGGTATTGCACAGTCACGATGTATTAACATGCAAACGAGAATTGGTGCTCTAAATCAAGAAGCAAATATGCTGATTCCTTATGCTGGTGAGCTCAGTTCACCTTAGTTACTCTGACTAAATATGATACTTTTTATGTACTCTTATAATCAAACAAATCTCTTAACTCTTAATTTCATCATTGACTTTCTTttgtattaaatttgatttgatttccagttctcaaaagaaaaaaagaaatctttatCCATTCATTGTCATTGcttaatttgtttattgttttgttaGAATTTCAACAGTTTTCACATTTTTATGCAACAAATTAGAAAACAAGTAAACAAACATTACTAGaaggaaacaaataaaaaaaaacaatatggtTGAGGAAAAGAAGTGGGCAAAAATGTGTAAAagtttatttgtatatattacaTGTGGTGGCAGTGTTTACTTTTCCTACTTAAGATGTCTTTTCAACTAAGGTCATTGCTAATTTGGTCTTACTTTTCAGATATGCTGAACCATTCATTTGAGCCAAATTGTTTTTTCCATTGGCGTTTTAAGGACAGGATGCTTGAGGTTCTTATAAATGCTGGACAGCAGATTAGGAAGGGAGATGAGGTAAACCATTTGATTTTTCTGTGAAAAACATGTTCAGTTAATTACCCTAGTAATATTCACTGAGACATGGACATTCTATTCTGATTATGCTGTCAAAAATTGTAACAGATGACAGTTAATTACATGAGTGCTCAGAAGaatgacatgttcatgcaaagATATGGATTTTCATCACCCGtggtaattttcttttcatttaaatcTTGATGAATGGAATATTCtatatctttttgttctttatcATGCATATTTGGGGGCTGAGACCCACGGAAATACGCATTAAATTAAAGGGGGGCGGGGTGAAGAAAACTCACACACTGAAAGCCCATTATAGGTGCCACTGTCAACCATTCTCAAGTGTTGGCTGTGGAACCACCATGTCAGCTTTTCTCAACTCTTTTAAGCAACATCAACAATGTGTAGCTTCTCCTTCATTGTATTTCTAACTCCTCTCACCATAGTTATTTGCTGCACTTTAAGCATTCATTCAATACTCTTAAGTCTTAACTCCATCTTTCACTCTAACTTTAACCTTAGACTCTCAATGTTGACAGAGATAGTAGTTTTCCATATAACTCTAGGAAAATCCTATTGAACGATTTTAGTttgatatttataatcatttgatatgTACTTCCATTTGCAACATGCTACTTTGTGTGCTTTTTCTAAATTCACCAGAGATCCAACCCAATTCACATAAGAAAATCTGTTCATTATGCTGTAAGACTTGTCCATGGTCACTATAAAGTATGCCATATGCATTGaagtatttatattattatatcatgattttgttatttGATTGCTTTTGTAATGAACAATTCATGTAAACTTATACGTGTTTGGTTTTAAGATCTACTGAATTTTGAAATGTAGTTCTCAGAGTTGCTTACAATTGCAGAATCCTTGGGACAAGATCAAATTCTCAGGCAATGCGCGTATTCATTTGGATTCCTTCTTGTCAATCTTCAATATATCTGGCCTTCCTGAAGAGTATTACCATAATAGTATGGGCAATATGAATTTTCTTTCTGGAATCTTCTATGTTACAGTTTTGTCTATTCAAATTGGCATTATTTAGGATATCAATATGAAATTTATGGCAGATTGTCTGTCAAAAGCCGGAGATAGTTTTGTTGATGGAGCAGTCATAGCTGCAGCACGAACATTGCCAACTTGGTCAGATGGGGATGTGCCTCCAATCCCTAGCATGGAAAGAAAGGCTGCGAAGGAGTTGCAAGATGAATGTCAAAAGATGCTTGCAGAATTTGCTACAACCTCTAAGCAAGACCAGAAATTGCTAGGTAAATTTGGCATTCATATCCTTACACTAGAAAGTAGAGTCACAGAACTGAttgtcataataattttattatgcaaTATGATTGCTTTCTGAGAATATGTATACATAAACCTGTTGACTTTTCTTTTATATCAGTAATACACATGGGCTAGAAAATGTTTGGGGGATATTCTGGTTGACCTTGAGTCAGTCTTGTCAACATTGCCAAAACAAGTTACATCGAGTTGAGGCTACAACTCTACATGATTACAATTATATCTTCTGCATAAGCTTCATCAGTTCTATGGAGAGCTGAATCCCTTGAGCTCCAATTGACACCTGCAATCCACTAAGTAGTACTTTTGTCTAGGATTTTAGTCAATTACACAAATCCAATTGGGTAAAAAGCTCAACCACTTGTGTAGTGAAGCTCTTAAAATTATCACCTAaggtttataaaataatcatgcGATCCATCCTCAAGGATTGACTCAACCTTATGAAATTATAAGATCAAAATTTACCGAAAGCTTCAGGATTGTGTGACTATTTCGACTTTAGCTGAGATTCATGACAAAAAGCTAATTCTTAGCTTACACATCATGATTGCAGATTCAATGGC includes these proteins:
- the LOC100790985 gene encoding protein PLASTID TRANSCRIPTIONALLY ACTIVE 14-like isoform X1; amino-acid sequence: MASSIHLYQPTNTLFSKTQFKGSRRGFLWKPSYSFGSRAENRARPIRASVGAPPFPLFQPPQVEETTSSELEPADPDFYKIGYVRSMRAYGVQFKEGPDGFGVYASKDVEPLRRARVIMEIPLELMLTISKKLPWMFFPDIIPLDHPIFDIINSTNPETDWDLRLACLLLYAFDCEGNFWQLYGDFLPSADECTSLLLASEEELLELQDPDLASTIRKQQQRSLEFWENNWHSDVPLKIKRLARDPQRFAWAVGIAQSRCINMQTRIGALNQEANMLIPYADMLNHSFEPNCFFHWRFKDRMLEVLINAGQQIRKGDEMTVNYMSAQKNDMFMQRYGFSSPVSCLQLQNPWDKIKFSGNARIHLDSFLSIFNISGLPEEYYHNNCLSKAGDSFVDGAVIAAARTLPTWSDGDVPPIPSMERKAAKELQDECQKMLAEFATTSKQDQKLLDSMADATRTLEAAIKYRLHRKLFMEKVFQALEMYQEQILF
- the LOC100790985 gene encoding protein PLASTID TRANSCRIPTIONALLY ACTIVE 14-like, with the translated sequence MASSIHLYQPTNTLFSKTQFKGSRRGFLWKPSYSFGSRAENRARPIRASVGAPPFPLFQPPQVEETTSSELEPADPDFYKIGYVRSMRAYGVQFKEGPDGFGVYASKDVEPLRRARVIMEIPLELMLTISKKLPWMFFPDIIPLDHPIFDIINSTNPETDWDLRLACLLLYAFDCEGNFWQLYGDFLPSADECTSLLLASEEELLELQDPDLASTIRKQQQRSLEFWENNWHSDVPLKIKRLARDPQRFAWAVGIAQSRCINMQTRIGALNQEANMLIPYADMLNHSFEPNCFFHWRFKDRMLEVLINAGQQIRKGDEMTVNYMSAQKNDMFMQRYGFSSPVNPWDKIKFSGNARIHLDSFLSIFNISGLPEEYYHNNCLSKAGDSFVDGAVIAAARTLPTWSDGDVPPIPSMERKAAKELQDECQKMLAEFATTSKQDQKLLDSMADATRTLEAAIKYRLHRKLFMEKVFQALEMYQEQILF